In the Pseudonocardia sediminis genome, TCGAACAGGTGGTGCAGGCCCGCGATGCCCAGCGGCCGCAGGACCCGGCGCTCGGTACACGCCAGGGCGAGATGGGTCCCGGACTTCTGCGCGTGCTCGCGCAGCTCGATCAGCGCGGCGAGGCCACTGGTGCCGAGGAACGTGACCCCGTCCAGCGCCAGGACGACGGCGGAGGAGTCGGGCAGGCGGTCGATCACCTCGCGCCGCAGCTGCGGCGCGGTCAGCATGTCCAGCTCGCCCTGGACCTCGACGACGAGTCGGCCCTCGTCCGGGGTGCGCACGGTCAGGTCCATGCCGTCGATCGACGTGTCCGACGCCGTGTCCGAGGACGTGGTGCCGCGCGGGTCGGCCGAGTGATCGCCGGCGCGGCTGGTGTCGGTCATTGCGACGACGGTAGGACCCACCTGCGGACCCCGCCACTCGGAGGGGGTCCCGCTCGGCGAACGGAGCAGCTGCGGCTCAGGACGATCCCCGCAGCCGGTGGCCGCCGTCCGGCGTGCGCTCGGTGTGCCCGCGCCGCCCGAGGAGCTCCAGCAGCGGCACCGCGACCCGCCGGGTGGTGTCCAGAGCCTGCCGGGCCTCGCTGAGCGTGAACTCGTCGCCGAGCCCGCGCAGGAGCTCCAGCGCGCGGTCCTGCGCGTCGGGCAGCAGGACCACGTCGGAGGTGACGCGCAGCAGCTCGCCGGCCCGTTCCAGCGACGCCAGCGCCCGCGACCCGAGGCCGAGCTCGGCGAGTCGCCCGGCGTCCGGCGCGGCGAACGGCGCGGCCTCGAGCTCGGTGCGCAGCACGGACATCGCCTCCCGCACCGGGCCGGGCAGACCGGTCGGCCGCGCGGCCCGCACCCGCCCGCCGTCGAGCACGAGCCCGTCGGAGCCGCGCCGTGCCGCGTCGGCGAGCACCACCTCGACGAGCGCGACGTCGGGCAGCCCCGCGGCCCGGCGCGCGGTCGCCGCCGGCAGCCCCGGGTCCAGGGGGTCGGCCGCGTCGTGCGCGGTCACCGCCGCGACGAGATCGGTGGCGGCGCGGGCGGCGCGGTCCGGGTCGAGCAGCCATCCGGCCGCACCCGGGACGCGGGCGCCCAGCGCGTCGACGTCGGCGGCGGGCACGCCCATCGCCCGCAGGTCCGACGCCCGGACGGCGCCGCGCCGCGCCAGCTCCCCGGCGGCGTCCGGCGTCCCGGTGACGGTCGCGAGCTCGGCCGCCCGCCGGGCCGCGGCACCCCGGCGACGCAGGACGGGCGGGTCCACGTCGAGCACGGTCACCCCGGCCACGATCCGGCGGCTGCCGGGGTCGCGCAGGACGGCCCGGTCGCCGATCCGCAGCGGCAGCGGACGGTCCGGCCGCAGCCGCACCACGTCGCCCCCGCTCCCGTCCTCCCCGTCCGCCGACGGCAGCAGCGGCCGCACCCGGACCCGCACCGCCGCCGACCCGGCGTGCAGGGTCAGCTCCAGCGGCAGCGCGGACGCGTCGACGCCCAGCCCCCGGATCCCGTGCAGCCGTACGTCGGTCTCCGTGGCACGGGGCCACGCGCCCGGGGTGAGCAGCACGTCCCCGCGGCCGACCTGCTCGAGCGTCACCCCGCGCAGGTTCACCGCGACCCGCGCCGGGCCCTGCGCGCCGGACACCGTCTCGCCGAGCGCCTGCAGGCCCCGGACCCCGACCGGGATGCGCCCGCCGTCGGTGTCGAGCGCGAGGTCGCGGCCCGCCGCGACGGTCCCGGCCGGCAGCGTCCCGGTGACGACCGTGCCGGCGCCGCGGATCGTGAACGCCCGGTCAACCCAGAGCCGGACGTCGGCGTCCGGATCGGGCACCGGCAGAGCGGCGACGAGATCGTCCAGCGCCGTCCGCAGCGCGTCGAGTCCCTCGCCGGTGGCGCCCGAGACGCACACGCAGCCCCAGTCGCCGAGCCCGCGCGCGGCGAGCTCGGCGAGAGCTTCATCCCGGGCCAGCTCGGGTTCGAGCAGATCGCTGCGGGTGACGACGAGCAGCCCGTGCCGGACGCCGATCGCCTCCAGGGCGTCGGCGTGCTCGGCCGACTGCGGCATCCAGCCCTCGTCGGCGGCCACCACGAACAGCACGGCCGGCACCGGGCCCGCGCCGGCGAGCATCGTCGTCACGAACCGCTCGTGGCCCGGGACGTCGACGAACGCGACGGTCCGCCCGCCCGGCAGCGTCGTCCAGGCGAAGCCCAGGTCGATCGTCATCCCGCGACGGCGCTCCTCGGCGAAGCGGTCGGGCTCCATCCCGGTCAGGGCGCGGACCAGCGTCGACTTGCCGTGGTCGACGTGCCCGGCCGTGCACACCACGTGCACGGCTACTCCCGCGCGGCGCGGCGGACGGCCGCGGCGAGCTCGTCGTCGTCGGCGGGGGCGAGCGCGCGCAGGTCGAGCAGGCAGCGCCCGTACTCCAGGCGTCCGAGGACGGCCGGGTCGCCGGCGCGCAGGTCCGCGGCGAAGGACTCCGGCAGCGACACCGCGGCGCTGTCGAGCTCGACGCCGGGCGCCCCGCCGCCGCCGATCGTCGACACCGACCCGGTCGCGGCCGCGTCGATGCCGTCCCCGGCGAGCGTCGCGGCGAGCTTCTCCGCCCGGTCCCGGAGCGCGTCGGCGGTCGCGTCGAGCCCGAGGCGGACGGGTGTCGGCGGCCCGGCGACCGAGGCCTCCAGCGCGGCCAGGGTCAGCTTGTCCACCCGCATCGCGCGCGCCAGCGGGTGGCGGCGGACCCGCTGCACGAGCTCGGCCCCGAGCCCGGGCCCGCCGAACACCAGCCCGGCCTGCGGGCCGCCGAGCAGCTTGTCCCCGGACGCGGTGACGAGCGTGGCGCCGGCGGCGAGCGTGCTCGTCACGTCCGGCTCGCCGGGCAGTCGGGGGTGCGGCGCGAGCAGGCCGGAGCCGATGTCGTCGACGACGGGCACCGCGCTGCCGTCCGGGCGGGTCAGTCCGCCGAGCTCCCCGACTCCGACCGATCGGGTGAAGCCGGTGACCACGAAGTTCGACGGGTGCACCTTCAGCACGAACCCGGTGTCCGGCCCGATCGCCTCGGCGTAGTCGCGGGGATGGGTCCGGTTCGTCGCGCCGACCGGGCGCAGCCGGGCCCCGGTGGACTCGATCAGCTCCGGGATCCGGAACCCGTCGCCGATCTCGACCAGCTCGCCACGCGAGACCACGATCTCCCGGCCGAACGCCAGGGCGCTGGCGACCAGGGCGAGCGCGGCCGCGCCGTTGTTGGCCACGTGGACGTCGCCGGCCCCCGGGACGGCGGCGCGCAGGGCGTCCAGGGCGCCGGTGCCCCGCTTGCCGCGGGCTCCGGTGGCCAGGTCCAGCTCGACGTCGCAGGTCCCGGACGCGAGCGCGACGGCCTCGCGGGCGGCGTCGGAGAGCGGCGCTCGGCCGATGTTGGTGTGCACGAGCACGCCGCTGGCGTTGAGCACCCGCCGCAGCCCGGTCACCGACCGGGGGAGCGCGGCCAGTGCGGCGTCGGCCACGGCCTCCGGGGCGATCTCCCCGGACCGGGCGCGCTGCTGGGCACCGGTCACCGCCTGCTTGACCCGATCACGCCCCAGCCTCCGCGCCGCGGCGGCGAGGGCGGGCTCGGCCAGCAGGTGGTCGGTCCGCGGTACCCGTCGGCGAGGATCGGGGGTGGTCATCCCCGCACGGTATCCCCGGCGGTCAGGCCCCGGCAGGTTCGGTCCGCGCGCCGGTCGTCGTGGCCGGGGCGTCCGCGGTCGTCTCCCGCGACGGCTGCGGACGCTGTTCGGGCAGGGCGACGGTCGGCGTCGCGGACGGGGCCGTGCCCGCCGCCGGGATGTCCTCGGTGGTGGCCGTCGTCCGGGGCGTCACCGCGACCGGTGCGGTGGGCGCGGGGGAGGGCCGGGTCGCCGGGTCGCGGCCCGTCGCCGGCTCGGGGGCCGGAGTGGTCGTGGCGGCCGGGGCGGGCGCGGGCGGGGTCGCGACCATCTCGTCGAGGATCCGCAGCTCGGCGCCCATCGCGGCGTGCAGGCGGGCCAGCTCGCCGCGCACGGCACCGCGCAGGCCGACCACGTGCTCGTGCATGGCGGCGGCCGTGTCGGCGCACAGGTCGGTCTCCCGGCGCGCGGCGGCCGCGTCGGCGTGCACCTGCGCGACGGCGGCGACGGCGTCGGTGCGGGCCCGCTCGCCCTCGGCCCGGGCCGCCGCGATCAGGCGCTCGGCCTCGTCGTGGGCGGCGTCGATGATCCGGTCGGCGTCGTAGACGGCCCGCTCGCGGCGCTGGGCCGCGTCGTGCTCGGCCATCCGCAGGATCTTCTCGGCGCGCATGCCGAACGTGTCCGGCGTGGTGGCGCGGGCGGCCTCCAGGGACGCGGTGAGGGCGGCGACGCGTTCCTCGGCCTCCTGCTGGGAGCGCTCGGCCATCTCCAGGCGCCACTGCAGCTCGCGCACCGCGGTGTCGACCTGCTCCGGCCGGTAGCCCTTACGCACGGTGTCGAACGCGGGCACCGGCTCCACCGTCGAGTCACCGGAGTCGTGCTCGTCGGCTGCGGAGCGCTTCGTTCCCATCACGCTGTGAAGCATGCGTTTCCGACAGGGTGATGCTGTAGAGCGTGTCGACGGACGGCCGGACCGTCGCGTCCGGCGGCGCACCGGAGGACGGGGGTACCGTCGTCGCGGTGAGCGGCAACACGACGACGCGTCGTCTGACCGAGTTCAGCCACGGTGCCGGATGCGGGTGCAAGCTCGGTCCCGGCGCGCTGGCCGAGGTGCTCGCGGGGCTGACCCCGATCACCCACCCCGACCTGATCGTCGGCACCGAGACCGGTGACGACGCCGCCGTCTGGCGGCTCTCGGCGGACCGTGCGCTGGTCGCGACGACCGACTTCTTCACCCCGATCGTCGACGACCCGCGCACCTGGGGCGCCATCTCGGCGACCAATGCCGTCTCCGACGTCTACGCGATGGGCGGCACGCCGCTGTTCGCGCTCAACCTGGTCTGCTGGCCGTCCGAGGAGCTGCCCGGCTCGGTGCTCGCCGAGGTCCTCGACGGCGGCGCGAGCGTCGGACGGGCCTGCGGGTTCGCCGTGGTCGGCGGGCACACCGTGGACGACCCGGAGCCCAAGTACGGCCTGGCCGTCGTCGGTGAGGTGCACCCGGACCGCGTCCTGACCAACGCCGGCCTGCGCCCGGGCGACGCGCTGGTGCTGACCAAGCCGCTCGGCGTCGGCGTCGTCTCGACCGCGATCAAGACCGGCAAGGCCGACCCGGCGCTGGTCGAGCAGGCGATCACGCTGATGACCACGGCCAACGCCGACGCCTCGCGCGCCGCGGTGGACTCCGGTGCGACCGGCTGCACCGACGTCACCGGCTACGGCCTGCTCGGGCACCTGACGAAGATGGTCGTCGCCTCGGGGGTGGACGCGCACCTCGACGTCGCCTCGGTCCCGGTGATCGACGGCGTGCGGGAGCTGATCGCCGACGGCGTCGTGCCGGGCGGGACCCGCCGCAACCGCGAGTGGGTGGCCGACCGGCTCGTGCAGGGTGCCTTCGGCGAGAACGAGGCCCTGCTGCTGGCCGACGCCCAGACCTCCGGCGGCCTGCTGTTCGGCGCCGCCCCGGACCGCGCCGACGCCGCGGTCGCCGCGCTGCGCGCGCAGGGCCACGGCGCCGCCCGGATCGGCACCGTCGAGTCCGGCGCGGGCCGGGTCCACCTGCACTGAGAGGCGCGACGCACCCGGCCCGCCGGGGCCGGCCCCGCCACTAGGGTCGGGCGCATCGACGAGAACCTGCCGGTGGACCGTTCCTGCGCCCGCACCCGGGCCTGGGTGGACGAGGCGATGCGACGGGTGCAGGCGGATGCGAACCGGTCCGCGGACACCCACCTGCACGTGTTCGGCCTGCCGCCGGAGTGGGGCGTGCAGGTCTACCTCAAGGACGAGTCGGTGCACCCGACCGGCAGCCTCAAGCACCGGCTGGCGCGTTCGCTGTTCCTCTACGGCCTGGCCAACGGCTGGATCGTCGAGGGGACGACGGTGGTCGAGGCCAGCTCCGGGTCCACCGCGGTGTCCGAGGCCTACTTCGCCCGGCTGATCGGTGTCCCGTTCGTCGCGGTGATGCCGCGGACGACGAGCCCGGAGAAGGTCCTGCTGATCGAGCGGCAGGGCGGGCGCTGCCACTTCGTCGACGACGCCGGCGCCGTCTACGCCGAGGCCGAGCAGCTGGCCCGGGAGAGCGGCGGGCACTACCTGGACCAGTTCACCTACGCCGAGCGGGCCACCGACTGGCGCGGCAACAACAACATCGCCGAGTCGATGCTCGCGCAGATGTCGCACGAGCCGTACCCGGTGCCGGAGTGGGTCGTCGTCGGTGCGGGCACCGGCGGCACGTCGGCGACGATCGGGCGCTACCTGCGCTACCGCCGGCTGCCCACCCGCCTGGCCGTCGTCGACCCGGAGGGCTCGGCGTTCTTCCCGGGCTGGGCGAGCGGCGCCACGGAGTACCGGACCGGGACCCCGTCGCGGATCGAGGGGATCGGCCGCCCGCGGATGGAGCCGAGCTTCGTCCCCAGCGTGATCGACCGGATGTTCCCGGTGCCGGACGCGGCCAGCGTCGCCGCGGCCCGGCACCTGCACGACGTCACCGGGCGCTGGGCCGGGGGCTCGACCGGCACGAACCTGTGGGGCGTGTGGCAGCTCGTGGCGCAGATGCTGCGCGACGGGCGCTCGGGCAGCGTCGTCACGCTGATCTGCGACGGTGGCGAGCGCTACCGGCACAGCTACTACGACGACGACTGGGTCGCCGCCCAGGGCATGGACCTCGCCCCCTACCGGAAGACCCTGGACACGTTCCTGGCCTCGGGCCACTGGGACCCGCCCGCCTGATCGCTACCGCTCCTCGAGCAGCGCGGCCGTGCCCAGGAGCAGGCGTTCGGACCCGGCCCGGCCGACCAGCTGCACCGGGCGGCGCTCGTCGCCCCACCGCACGGGCGCGACCAGCGACGGCAGCCCGGCCAGGTTCCACGCGCTCAGGCACGCCGGTGGCTCCCCATCCGCGGGGGCGGGCAGCAGCAGCACGTCGTAGCCGCCGTCGTCGAACAGGGCGACGGCCCGCTGACGCCACCGGCCGGGGCTGGCCGGGCGCGGCCCTCCGAGACGCCGGACCTGCCGGTCGCGGCGCAGTGCGGCGCGGACGTCCGGTCCGAGGAGGTCGGGGTCGAGGCCGAGCTCGTCGACACGCCGGGCCACGCCCGCGTCCCGGCGTCGCGACACCTGCGCCGGGAGCCACGCGCGGTACGGCGGGTCGTCGGCGGAGACCGCGACGTCGGACTCGGCGAGCCGCCGGGCCGCGGCGTGCACCGCACCGCAGGACCGCGGGTCGGCCCAGAGCCCGCGACCGGAGCGCAGCGAGCAGGCCACCGCCCGCGGCGCGGGCAGGTCCTCGACGCCGTCGGTGACGGTCACCGGGCGGGGCGCCCTCCCGGGCGGGAACAGAGCGCCGCCGGGGGAGGCCCAGCCCGGCGCCGTGCCCTGCCGGGGCACCGCCCCCGCGCGGGAGGCGCGCAGGACCTCGAAGGCCACCCGTACGCCGTCGACGTCGGCGGCGAGCACGGTCGTCCCCGCCAGGCCGGACCACAGGCGCGGAGCGCCGCCGGGCAGCGGGAGCTCCCGGCGTCCGGGGGTGAGCGCGAGGAGCCCGTGCGCCGCGGCGGCGGCCCGCAGCGCGCCGTCGCCGTCGATGCCGATGCTCAGCGCGGCCAGGCCCTCACCCGTCGCGGCGGCGGTGGCGCGCCCGCCCGGTGCGCCGTCGCGGCCCAGACCGAGCTCGGGGGCGATGGTCGTGCCGACCACCAGCGCACCGGCCGCGCGCAGGCGCCGGACCAGGACGTCGTCACGACGCACGGGGGTGTCGGCGGTGGCGGTGGAACCGTGACGGGTGGCGCGCCCGGCCACGTCGATGCCGTCCTCGACGGCGACCGGCACCCCGGCCAGCGGGAGCGCGAACCGGTCGGCGCGGGTGTCCAGCGCGGTGGCCTCGGCCCGGAGCCGCTCGGCGTCGACGCCGGCGAACAGCGCGGGTGCGATGTCACGCGCACGGACCCGGGACAGGACGCTCTCCGCGACGTCGGACGCGGTGCGCCGCCCGGCGCGGACCGCGCCCGCGATACCGACCGGGTCCGCGGGAGTGCGCACACCCCGATCGGCAACCGTCATCGCGACATCGTCGCAGGTCATGCGTCGGCGGCGGGGACGGCCCGCCGGAGAGCGGGCCGGCGGAGGCGGACGGGAATCGAACCCGCCTGGCCGAGATGCTCGGCCACGTCGGTTTTGAAGACCGCGGGGGCCACCAGGCACCCATACGCCTCCATGCCCCGCGTCAGCCCGCCTTGTGCAGGGCCTCCGGGACGCCGTCGGCGACGTCGAACATCGACAGCAGCCCGGTCGCCTCGAGCGCGCGGGTCACCGTGTGCGAGCCGCAGACCAGCCGCAGGCGGTGCCCGGAGCCGTCGGCCTCGTCCTTCACCGCGACCAGCGCGGCGAGGCCGGCGGAACCGAGGAACGTCACCCGCGACAGGTCGACCACCAGCAGGTCGGCCGAGGGCATCTGGCCGGAGAGCTGCTCGCGCAGCACCGGCGCCGTCATCGTGTCGAGCTCGCCGTGCACGTGGACGACGACGGCGTCCTTCCCGTGCGCGACGACCTCGAAGCGGACGACCTCGCCGACGTCGGGGGTCGTCCCGTCCCCCACACCGGTGGGCGTCTCACTGCTCATGTGCACCGTGCTCCCTCGACAGGTCACCGGGTCCGGGACGGGTCGGACCGGTTGAGTGGATCGTCACTCTCGGTGACGCATCGACTCGGACGCTGGATCGATGTTCCGTGCCGTCCCCGCAACAGCCTAGTCAGGCTCGGGATCAACCCTAAGGGCGCGGGGTGTGACACACAACAACACCACCCGGCCGGGGCGAACGGGTGATCCACGACGGCGACGGGCCTGAGATCCTGTGCTGCATGACGTCTGCCACGCCCGGGGAGTTCCGGGTCCGGATCGGTGTCCGCAGCTACGAGGTCGACGTGAACGGCCACGTCAACCACGCCGTCTACCACCAGTACGCCGAGCACGCCCGGATGGAGCACTTCCGCGTGGCGGGGCTGTCGCAGGCCGCTCTCGGCGAGCACGGCGTCACCGTCGTCCTCCTCGCGACGACGGTGGCGTTCCGGGCCGAGCTGCGGGCCGGCGAGGAGATCGAGGTGGACTCCGACATCGCGTTCGGCGAGGGCCGGTCCTTCACCATGAGTCACCGGATCGTGCGCGACCACGACGTCGACGGTTCACCCGTCGAGGCGACCCTCGCCGCGGACGTGGAGTGCACGCTCGGGCTGATGGACCTGTCGCAGCGCCGTCTGGTGACCGGTCCGCGGGAGCTGCTCGCGGCCGCGGCGAAGCGGCCCGAGATCCTCCCCGGGCCCGTCAGGGGGTGAGGACCTCGTCGCGGTGCAGCGCGGCGGTCGGCGCGTCGCTGCAAGCGGGCATCAGCGCCGGCACGGTGCCGCCGGCGCGGCGCACCGCGCGGCGCGAGCGCAGGTAGGCGCCGGGCCCGGCGAGCAGGCCGCGGGTGCGGGTCTGGTCGGCGTCGGCCGGCATCGCGTCGCCGGCACCGGCCTCGCGGTCGGAGATGTGGCGCAGCCGCGCGATCGCGGCCGGGAGCCGGCGCATCGCCGCCGCGCGGCCCTGCGGGCTCAGCGCGACCTTGGCCAGGAAGCTGCCCAGCCCGACCGCGTAGCCCTCGAGCTGCACGCGCAGCGCGGCCTGGTCGACGCGGTGGTGGTGCCAGACGTAGGCGCCGGGGACGTAGCCCAGCGTGTGCCCGGCCAGCACCATCCGGACCATGAACTCGCAGTCCTCGCCCCCGTGGGTCGGGGTACCGGGGCCCATCGCCTCGTCGAACCCGCCGACGGCGCGGGCCTGCGCCGCACGCACGGCCAGGTTCGCGCCGATGCCGAACAGGCCGGGGGAGAACGGGAAGATCGGGGAGTCCGACGGCGGTGCGGCCATCGAGAAGGTGCGCGGCACGAAGCCCTTGTTCCAGGCCAGCGCGACGTCGGCGGCCCTCTCCTCCGGCGTGCCCAGGCGCGCGGCCAGGACCGGGCCGGACAGGCACGCCAGGGCCGGGTCCGCGGCGAACGCGCCCGAGATCCGCGAGGCCCAGGAGCGGTCGACCTCGGTGTCGTCGTCGGTGAACGCGACGACCTCGGTGCGGGCCTCGGCGAGACCGCGGTTGCGCCCGACCGACGCGCCGCGGCGGGCCTCACGCACGTAGCACACCCGCGGGCTGGCGAAGGTGTCGACGATCCGGGCGGTGCTCTCGTCGACGGGGTCGTTGTCGACGACGACGACCTGCAGCGCCGGGTGGTCGGAGGCGAGCACGCTGCGCAGGCAGCGGCCCAGGCTCTCCGCGCGGTTGCGGGTGGCGATCACGACGGTGATCGGCTCGGTCGACGTCGGTGCGCCCCGGACCGCGGCCGGCGGGCCGAGCGGTGCGACGGCGGCGGCGAGGTCGGCGGCGGTGGCCCGGCCGTCCCGCATCGGGACGGTCACCTGGCCCTGCGGGGTGCCGGCGACGGTGACCAGGAGACGGGCCGCGCGGTAGCCCGTGCCGACCTGGAGGTCGTGCAGCGGAGCGAGCCGGTCGAGCTCGCCCACCCAGGTCGGTTCGTTCTGTGCCATAGGCGTAAGTGTCCGCACGACGGCTGTGGGGACACTGAGAGTCGCTGAAAACGTGCTCAGCGTCGCTTTGCGTGATGCTCTTCCGTTTCGTCACCCGGTCGGTGGGTGTGCACCGGAACACGGTCCGTCCGAGCTGATCAGCGGCCTAGGCTGATCAGGTGAGTGATCGGCCGCGGGCCCGGACCCTGCTCGGCGACCCCGATGTGGTGTCACTCCTCCGGCGACGACACGCCGAGGGGAGCCGTCCTTCGGCGCGTCGGGACCCCCATCGGGTGGCGCTGGTGGTCGGGGGCGGAGGCATGCGGGGGGCCTATCCAGCGGGAATGCTGGATGCGCTGGACTCGATCGGGTTACGCGACGCCGTCGACGAGATCTACGGTGCTTCGTCCGGTTCCTTCCTCGCCGCGTGTTTCGCGGCCGGTCACGCGGCCGGTGCGGCGGCGTCGTTCCCGGAGGATCTGGCGTCGCGGGCGTTCGTCGATCTGCGCCGGTTCGCGAGCCGGCGCCCGGTGCTCTCGCTCGACCACCTCCTGTACGGTGTCCTCGGCGGGACCAAGCCGATGCCCTGGGACGCGCTGTTGGCGAGCCCGATGCGGGTCCGGCTCGTCGCGACGGCGGTGGACGACCTGCGACCGCGCGTGCTCGGCGGGCTCACCGACCCGGACGCGTGGCGGCGCGGCCTGCGCGCCAGCGCGGCGATCCCGGTGATCGCCGGGCCGGCCGTGGAACACGAGGGCCGCCGCTGGGTGGACGGGTCGATCGGGGAGCCGCTGGCGCTGGCCCGGGCGGTGCGCGGCGGCGCCACGCACGTCCTCGTACTGCTCTCGCGCCCGACCGCGGACCTGCGCCTCGACCCGGACGTCCGGATCCCCTGGTGGGCCCGGCTGCTGGACCGGTTCACGCCGGGCCTGGGCACGCTGACCCAGGGCGAGGCCCGCTACGGCGCCGACCTCGCGCTCGTCACCGATCCGGCGCACCCGGGCCTGCGCGGCGCGCGGGTGGCCGCGATCGAGCCGTCCACCGGGACCGGCATGGGCGCGCTGACCGTCGACCCGGGCCCGGTCGGCGACGCCGTCCGGGTGGGCCGGGAGTCGGCGCTCGCGGCCCTGGGGTCGGACGCGCTGCCGCACCGCTGACCTCGGCGACCGCCGGATCGCGCGGGTAGGTTCGGCCCATGTCCGATGATCCCGCCGCCACCACCCGTCCCAAGGCCGCCGTGCTGGTCACCGGCAGCGAGCTGCTGACCGGTCTGGTGCAGGACGCGAACGGCCCGTTCGTGGCCCGCGAGCTGGGCGGGCTGGGGTTCGAGGTCTCCGAGCTGATGCTGGTCGGTGACCGTCCCGAGGACCTGCGTTCGGCCCTGGACTTCGTCTCCGGCAACGGCATCGAGCTGGTGGTCACCAGCGGCGGGCTCGGCCCGACCGCGGACGACCTGACCGCCGAGGTCGTCGCCGGGTTCTGCGGCGTGGAGTCCCACCTCGACGACGACGTCCGCGAGGTGATCAACGCCAAGATCGCGCGCTGGGCCTCGCGCAGCGGTTTCGACGGGGCCGCCCTCGACGAGGCCACCCGCAAGCAGGCGATGGTGCCCGAGGGCGCGTCGGTGCTGGACCCGGTCGGCACCGCGCCCGGCCTGGTGCTGCGCGGTGCGACGGGACCGCTGGTCGTCGTGCTGCCCGGGCCGCCGCGGGAGCTGCAGGGCATGTGGCCCTCGGCCCTGTCCTCGCCGCCGATGGCCGAGCTGCTCGCCGGCGTCCCGCACGCCGAGCCCCGCCTGCTGCGGTTCTTCGGCCTGCCCGAGTCCGAGATCGCCGCGACGCTGCGCGAGATCGAGACCTCCGGGGAGTTCCCGGAGCTGGCCCGCGTGGAGGTCACGACCTGCCTGCGCCGCTCCGAGCTGGAGGTGGACCTGCACCCGCTGCCCGGCGCGGAGCCGACCGCCGAGGCCCTGGCCGACAGGATCGTCGAGGTGCACCGGCGCAACCTGGTCAGCGCCGACGGCACGACCACCGACGAGCTGCTGGCCCGCGCCCTCGGCGAGCACGGCCTGACCGTGGCCACCGGGGAGTCCTGCACCGGCGGCCTGCTCGCCGGGCGCCTCGTCGACCGCCCGGGTTCGTCGTCGTACGTGTCCGGGGGAGTGGTCGCCTACTCCAACGAGGCGAAGTCCTCGCTGCTCGGCGTGCCGGCGGAGATGATCGAGACGCACGGCGCGGTGTCGCCGGAGGTCGCCCGCGCCCTGGCCGACGGCGCCCGCGAGCGCTTCGGCGCCGACGTCGGCATCGGCATCACCGGCGTCGCGGGCCCGGACGGCGGCACCGAGGCCAAGCCCGTCGGCTACGTCTGCTTCTGTGTGACGACGGCCGACGGCGGCGTGATCGCGCGCGACCCGCAGCTGCCGGGCAGCCGCTCCGACGTCCGCGAACGCTCGGTCGACCTCGGCATGCACCTGCTGCTGCGCGCCGCGGGCGGGCTGCCCCGGGGCTGAGCACCATCGTCCAGGAACGACGAGAGCCCCGCCCGGAGAGGATCCGGAGCGGGGCTCTCGCGTGTCGCGAGGGTGCTCAGACGCCCTTGCGGGCGGCGGCGAGACGCTGCTCGGCGTCGGCCCAGTTGACGACGTTCCACCAGGCCTTGACGTAGTCCGGCTTCACGTTCTTGTACTGCAGGTAGAAGGCGTGCTCCCACATGTCGAGCATGACGATCGGGACCTGCCCGGCCGGCAGCTGCGACTGCTGGTCGTAGAGCTGGTGGATCAGCAGCCGGGAGCCGAGGGCGTCCCAGCCGAGGATCGCCCAGCCGGAGCCCTGGATCGTCGTCGCGGCGGCGGTGAAGTGCGCCTGGAACGCGTCGAAGGACCCGAAGTCCTGGTCGATCGCGGCGGAGAGCTCGCCGGTGGGCTTGTCGCCGCCGTTCGGGGAGAGGTTGTTCCAGAAGATCGAGTGGTTGACGTGACCACCGAGGTTGAACGCCAGGGTCTTCTCGAGCCCCACGATGGCGCCGAAGTCGTTCTTCTCGCGCGCGTCGGCCAGCTTGTCCAGGGTCCCGTTGAGGCCCTGCACGTAGGTGTTGTGGTGCTTGGAGTGGTGCAGCTCCATGATCTCCGGCGCGATGTGCGGCGCC is a window encoding:
- a CDS encoding PLP-dependent cysteine synthase family protein, translating into MRRVQADANRSADTHLHVFGLPPEWGVQVYLKDESVHPTGSLKHRLARSLFLYGLANGWIVEGTTVVEASSGSTAVSEAYFARLIGVPFVAVMPRTTSPEKVLLIERQGGRCHFVDDAGAVYAEAEQLARESGGHYLDQFTYAERATDWRGNNNIAESMLAQMSHEPYPVPEWVVVGAGTGGTSATIGRYLRYRRLPTRLAVVDPEGSAFFPGWASGATEYRTGTPSRIEGIGRPRMEPSFVPSVIDRMFPVPDAASVAAARHLHDVTGRWAGGSTGTNLWGVWQLVAQMLRDGRSGSVVTLICDGGERYRHSYYDDDWVAAQGMDLAPYRKTLDTFLASGHWDPPA
- a CDS encoding amidase family protein; the encoded protein is MTVADRGVRTPADPVGIAGAVRAGRRTASDVAESVLSRVRARDIAPALFAGVDAERLRAEATALDTRADRFALPLAGVPVAVEDGIDVAGRATRHGSTATADTPVRRDDVLVRRLRAAGALVVGTTIAPELGLGRDGAPGGRATAAATGEGLAALSIGIDGDGALRAAAAAHGLLALTPGRRELPLPGGAPRLWSGLAGTTVLAADVDGVRVAFEVLRASRAGAVPRQGTAPGWASPGGALFPPGRAPRPVTVTDGVEDLPAPRAVACSLRSGRGLWADPRSCGAVHAAARRLAESDVAVSADDPPYRAWLPAQVSRRRDAGVARRVDELGLDPDLLGPDVRAALRRDRQVRRLGGPRPASPGRWRQRAVALFDDGGYDVLLLPAPADGEPPACLSAWNLAGLPSLVAPVRWGDERRPVQLVGRAGSERLLLGTAALLEER
- a CDS encoding STAS domain-containing protein, which produces MSSETPTGVGDGTTPDVGEVVRFEVVAHGKDAVVVHVHGELDTMTAPVLREQLSGQMPSADLLVVDLSRVTFLGSAGLAALVAVKDEADGSGHRLRLVCGSHTVTRALEATGLLSMFDVADGVPEALHKAG
- a CDS encoding acyl-CoA thioesterase; its protein translation is MTSATPGEFRVRIGVRSYEVDVNGHVNHAVYHQYAEHARMEHFRVAGLSQAALGEHGVTVVLLATTVAFRAELRAGEEIEVDSDIAFGEGRSFTMSHRIVRDHDVDGSPVEATLAADVECTLGLMDLSQRRLVTGPRELLAAAAKRPEILPGPVRG
- a CDS encoding glycosyltransferase; this encodes MAQNEPTWVGELDRLAPLHDLQVGTGYRAARLLVTVAGTPQGQVTVPMRDGRATAADLAAAVAPLGPPAAVRGAPTSTEPITVVIATRNRAESLGRCLRSVLASDHPALQVVVVDNDPVDESTARIVDTFASPRVCYVREARRGASVGRNRGLAEARTEVVAFTDDDTEVDRSWASRISGAFAADPALACLSGPVLAARLGTPEERAADVALAWNKGFVPRTFSMAAPPSDSPIFPFSPGLFGIGANLAVRAAQARAVGGFDEAMGPGTPTHGGEDCEFMVRMVLAGHTLGYVPGAYVWHHHRVDQAALRVQLEGYAVGLGSFLAKVALSPQGRAAAMRRLPAAIARLRHISDREAGAGDAMPADADQTRTRGLLAGPGAYLRSRRAVRRAGGTVPALMPACSDAPTAALHRDEVLTP
- a CDS encoding patatin-like phospholipase family protein codes for the protein MVGGGGMRGAYPAGMLDALDSIGLRDAVDEIYGASSGSFLAACFAAGHAAGAAASFPEDLASRAFVDLRRFASRRPVLSLDHLLYGVLGGTKPMPWDALLASPMRVRLVATAVDDLRPRVLGGLTDPDAWRRGLRASAAIPVIAGPAVEHEGRRWVDGSIGEPLALARAVRGGATHVLVLLSRPTADLRLDPDVRIPWWARLLDRFTPGLGTLTQGEARYGADLALVTDPAHPGLRGARVAAIEPSTGTGMGALTVDPGPVGDAVRVGRESALAALGSDALPHR